The following coding sequences are from one Xiphophorus couchianus chromosome 7, X_couchianus-1.0, whole genome shotgun sequence window:
- the tsn gene encoding translin produces the protein MSVTEMFSYIQGFLSADQDVREDIRKVVQNLEQTAREILTVLQSVHQPSGFKEIPSKCARARELFCTVRTHLAELKTKFPAEQYYRFHEHWRFVLQRLVFLAAFAVYLESEALVTREEAAQILGIEVVREKGFHLDVEDFLAGVLIMASELSRLAVNSVTAGDYSRPLRISNFINELDSGFRLLNLKNDPLRKRYDGLKYDVKKIEEVVYDLSIRGLAKEPESGGDK, from the exons ATGTCTGTGACCGAAATGTTCAGCTACATCCAGGGATTCTTGAGCGCCGACCAGGACGTCAGAGAG GATATTCGCAAGGTGGTCCAGAATTTGGAGCAGACCGCCAGGGAAATCCTTACGGTGCTTCAAAGTGTTCACCAGCCATCTGGGTTCAAAGAGA TTCCCAGTAAATGTGCCAGGGCGCGGGAGTTGTTCTGCACTGTAAGGACGCACCTGGCTGAGCTCAAAACCAAATTTCCCGCTGAGCAGTATTACAG GTTCCATGAACACTGGCGGTTTGTCCTGCAGCGTTTGGTCTTCTTAGCGGCGTTTGCCGTCTACCTGGAAAGTGAAGCCCTCGTCACGCGGGAGGAGGCGGCTCAGATACTTGGAA TTGAAGTTGTGCGAGAGAAGGGCTTTCACCTGGACGTTGAAGATTTCCTGGCTGGAGTGCTGATAATGGCCAGTGAACTG TCGCGGTTAGCGGTGAACAGCGTCACAGCGGGAGACTACAGCCGGCCGCTCCGCATCTCGAACTTCATCAACGAGCTGGACTCGGGCTTCCGCCTGCTCAACCTGAAGAACGACCCGCTGAGGAAGCGCTACGACGGTCTGAAGTACGACGTGAAGAAGATCGAAGAGGTGGTCTACGACCTGTCCATCCGCGGTCTGGCGAAGGAGCCCGAGTCTGGCGGAGACAAGTAG